One part of the Vicia villosa cultivar HV-30 ecotype Madison, WI linkage group LG6, Vvil1.0, whole genome shotgun sequence genome encodes these proteins:
- the LOC131611147 gene encoding uncharacterized protein LOC131611147 yields the protein MRPRGLEERFAFLAPNTINAGLIKTKPNDVIAYVLDSSVASKDTEKLFFLPYNTGNGGHWLLVAINPVREMDSLDNDWTTYPNLKRMIDTVLQVFRSQRDIQVPKSRANNIAWLRVTLTNSSVLITQKLNWMNLWRNSVIHYGVENFIRL from the exons ATGCGCCCGCGTGGATTGGAAGAAAGATTCGCTTTCTTAGCTCCCAACACTATTAACGCAGggttaatcaaaacaaaaccaaatgatgTCATAGCGTATGTACTCGATTCATCTGTGGCCAGCAAAGATACAGAAAAGTTGTTCTTTTTACCATATAATACTGGCAACGG TGGACACTGGTTATTAGTTGCGATTAATCCTGTAAGAGAAATGGATTCGCTAGACAATGATTGGACAACATACCCAAATTTAAAGAgaatgattgatac cgTTCTACAAGTTTTTCGATCACAAAGAGATATTCAAGTACCAAAGAGTAGAGCCAACAACATTGCATGGTTAAGAGT tactttgacgaattcaaGTGTGCTCATTACTCAAAAGCTCAATTGGATGAACTTATGGAGGAATAGTGTAATTCATTATGGAGTTGAGAATTTTATAAG gttataG